One Candidatus Eremiobacterota bacterium genomic window, CCCCTCTTCGAGAAAGTCCGCGGAGAGAGCGGCGCCGTGCAGAGCTTCATCAAAAACATCTTCAGCCTCGGCCAGAAGAGCACCCCGTCCTCGCCGTCCAGGAAGGCCCTCGTGGAGCTCTCTGCCTCGTGGTGCGATCCTCTCATTACCATAAGCCGCGACGCCAAAAACAGGGATCTCGCCATACCGCTTGTGGCCGAGACGCTTGTCTTCATAATGTCCCGCAGGGATCTTGCAGAGGGCCCCGTGAGCCTCTCGAAGATCAAGGAGTATCTGTCGGCTTCAAGCCTCACTTCCCAGGTGAAGACCGCCCTTGACTCCCTCAAGAGCTATCCCGACCAGGTAATCGCGGAGACAAAGGCGGCGCTCGAGGTGTAGCATGGATGCAGATATCGTCATAATAGGCGCCGGTGTCGTGGGTCTTGCCGTGGCGGCCCATCTTGCCGGCACGGAGAGGGTTCTTTATGTCCTCGAGAGGAACGAGAAGTTCGGCCAGGAGACAAGCTCCAGGAACAGCGAGGTTATCCACGGGGGCCTTTATTACAGGCCGGAATCTCTCAAGGCACGGCTCTGCCTCGAGGGGAACAGAATGCTTTATGAGTTCTGCGAGAAGCACGGCATTCCCTCGAGGCGGATTGGGAAGCTCATCGTGGCAAACAGCGACGAAGAAAGGGAAGCCCTCGAAAATGTGAGGAAAAATGCCGTTGCATCAGGAGTAAAAGGGATCCGATGGCTCACAAGGCAGGAAATCATTTCAATGGAGCCTGCCATTGCCGCAGAAGAGGCGCTTTTTTCAGAATCTACGGGTATTATTGACTCGCACCGCCTCATGCGCCATTTCCTGGTGAAGGCCGAGGAGCAGGGAGGGCAGGTCGTATACCGCTCCTTTGTATCGGAAGTGGAAAAGCTCGATGACGGCTACAGTGTGAAGGTTGCCCATTCCTGCAGGAACTGCTTTGATTTCACCACCAGGCTTCTTATAAACTGCGCCGGCCTCGATGCCCACAATATAGCAGCGGCTCTGGGCCACCGCCATCGGATCCACTTCTGCAAGGGAAGTTATTTCAGCGTGGGTAACGGAAAAGAGAGGCATATCAGCCACCTTGTCTATCCCCCGCCTGAGATGGCCGGCCTGGGCATACATGCGACACTGGACCTCGGTGGGCGAATGCGCCTCGGGCCTGACACAGAGTATGTCCAGGACCCTGGAGATTACCATGTTGACGAGACCCGGAGCGATGCCTTCTTTGAGAGAACCCGCCCATTCCTTCCCTTCCTGGAGGCCCGGGACCTGGCTCCTGACATTGCAGGGATGCGCCCCAAGCTCCAGGGCCCGGGGGAAGGCTTCCATGATTTCCTGATTTTCTTTGATCCGCCGGGGGCACTGCATCTGCTGGGGATCGAGTCGCCGGGCCTCACCTCGTCGCCTGCCATAGCCCGCCTGGTGGAGGCTATGCTGAAGGAGCAAGACCTCCTCTGAAGAGCTCAGCGCGACTCACTGTGGTATGCAAAAGCGCTGTGATTATGGATCGACTCCGCTGATTCGCACTCCACCTCGAACCAGTCAATTCTCGAATCGCTCCTGAGGAGCAGCACGGCATCCCTCACCACGTCCTCGACAAACTTGGGGTTCTCATAGGCCTGCTCCGTCACGTACTTTTCATCGGCCCGCTTCAGGAGGGGAAATATGGCGGCGCTCCCCAGGGGCTCGAGGCCTGACACGAGCTCCTCGATCCATATGAAAGCGCTTTCAGGGTAGTGGACCCTCACCTTGAGAACAGCTCTCTGGTTATGGGCGCCGAAATGGGAGATCTCCCTGCTGCAGGGGCAGAGTATATGGAGAGGGATCTTTACCCCGAGCCGGAACAGGAATTCCTCTTCCATGAGCACGCCGCTGAACTGGCACTCGTAGTCCAGGAGGCTCATGGCCTCGCTCACAGGAGTGCTCTTGGCAATGAAGTAACGGAAATCCAGCTCAATCTCGGCTCTCCGGGCACCAAGGCTCTTTCTCACGGCTTCGAGAATCTCCTTCACCTCAATGCTCGAGAGCTTCCGGCGGCTCCACCCGTAGAGCTCCTCGACAAACCTGCTCATGTGGGTGCCGCGGCACTCATGGGAAAGGTCGGCCGAGAGGGAAACCCTTGCGAGGACGGGCTGGTACGACCCGTCGGGGACCCTGATCTCCAGGGGCAGGTAAATATCCTTCACTCCTGCCTTCTGGAGGGTTATTCCACGGTGATCCCGGGAGCCCTGCACATCCTTCATCGGAGTGCTTCCCGCTGGTCCCAGGGAGGCATTGGGAATAGAAGAGGTGCCTTGCTGAAGCTGGCGGGCCACACGAGCATGAATTCTCCCTTCTGTACCTGCTGGATAAGGAGGGGATGGCTGTTCTGGTTGGTATAGCTCTCGAAATGCTCGAATCTTATTTTCCCGAATACGGTATCGGCATCAAGGGCAAGGAGCCTTGTGCGGAGGCCGTCTCTTGTGAGGGTATCCCCTCCTTCCATGCATTTCGCAAGGACCTGCATGGTGGCATAGGTCTCGGCGCTGTGGTACTCGGGGTACACCCCATAGCGGCTCCTGAAGGTCTTCACAAAATCCCCCGCACCGGGCCATTCAACAAGGCGGTTCCACTGGGTCACCGTGAAAACATATTCCACATCGCCTTTCCCTTCGCTCAGAAACTCGCTGAGGCTGAAGCCGGCTCCGCAGCCCGCAAAAACCCGGGGATTCAGTTCCACTTTCCGCGCCGTTCTCATCAGGTTGAGGCCGTCCTCTTTGTGGGCAATCATCACGATGGCTTCAGGCTTCTTTGCCTTCACCTCCCTGAGGAGAGGCTCAAAAGTGAGGGACTGGTTTTCAAAGCCGCTTGACTGCTTTATTTCAAACTTCATGTCGGAGGCGTACTTCCTGATGTGCTCCGAAGTTCTCACGCCGAAGTCATCGTTTTCATACAGCACCGCAAGGCTCCTTGTGTGAGTGCAGTTCTTCAGAAAGTCCAGGACCGTGACGGCATAGTAAGAGGCAGGGGCATTCATCCTGAAGACCCACTTGTAACCCCTCATGGAGATCTCTTCAGAAGCGCTCGTCGGCGAGATGAGAGGTATCTTTCCCTTCTCGGCCTCTTCTGCGATGGCGATGGTGCAGAGGTTGCTGTAAGAGCCGACAAGGGCCAGCATCTCCTTGGACTCGGCAAAGTGCTTCGCTGCTTCCCTGGCTTTGGTCTCATCACCCTGGTCATCTACGTAGACTACCTGGAGCTGGTCTTTAGGCTGCTTTCCGGCATTCAGGTTCTGGAGCGCCATATCGATTCCCTTTTTCATGGACTCGCCGAAGCTCTTCCTGATGCCGGTAAGAGGAATAATGACACCGATTTTCCTTTGAGGGGGGCCGCATCCCCCGATTAAAAGGAGCAGAGCCACAAAAGCCGCAAGGACCGCCGCACCCCCGCGGGGAAAAAACCGCCCGAACCCTGCCACTATTCTCCCTCACTTTTCACATAAGCCTTGTTCACCTCTTCCAGGGCATCCTTGTACTTCAGCTCCCGGGCGACCCTGGAGCGAAGGTTTCGCATGGAATTGTAGGAGTTGAGCGCCTCGGGGTAATAGCAGTTGTAAAGAGCGCTGTTAAAGCCGTGGGTGATGAGGATCTTTATATGGTTGAGATCGAGGGAGAATGCCTTCGCCGCTATATAGAGCTCCTTGGTGACGGTGGTATCGGATACGAGCCTGTTGTCGGTGCAGAGAGTGGTGCGCAGGCGGTTCTCCAGGTATATCCTGAGAGGGTGGGACTCATAGGTATTATGCTCGGGATTGGTCTGCAGGTTGCTCGTAAGGCACACCTCGATGGGGATCCTCTCATTCATGAAATATGACATGAGAAGGGGATCCTTGTAAAGATTCGTGCCATGGCCTATCCTCTTTACATTGTTGCAGGTGACGGCCTGCTGGATGCTCTCGGGGCCGAAAGCCTCACCGGCATGGACCGTTATGGGGATATATCCGTTCGTCACAATGGAAAAGGCCTTTTTGTAGCGCTTCGGCGGGTTGTCCATCTCGGCGCCCGCCAGGTCGAATCCCACGATATGGTGATCCTTTTTGGCCATCTCGACGGCGTGCATGGCCGTCTCAACTGCCATGAGGACTGATGCGCTGTCGTGAGTAGCGTAAGGAAGGGATTTCATGAGGTTATCCTCTATGCCGCATGACACATAATGGCGCATGGCGCATATTATTATGCCTGTCACCATGTCATATTTCCCCTCTGCCCTCGCAAGGCCCCTGCACACGGCGGAGGTGATGCTCTCCATGTCGAGCCCCTTGTTGGTATGAAGAATCGGGGCAAAACGCACTTCGAGGTACCTTACGTTTTCCTGTGCGGCGTCCTCTGCAACTTCAAAGGCTATCCTTTCCAGTGATGCCTCGTTCTGCATCACTGAAGTGGTTATCTCAAAGGCCTTGAGATATTCGGGAAGGGACTTGTTCTTCGCGTAGACAAGGTTATCTTTCACGAGAAGCTTTGAGAGCTCTTCCCTGCTGACAGGATAGGGCATGCCCTGTTCCTTGATGAGCTCGACAATAGTATCTATCCTCAGGGAGCCGTCGAGGTGGCAGTGCAGATCCGTCTTTGGAAGGCGGAATATCTCCTGGTAAAGGGGATCAGATTTATCGACCTCCAGGCGCTTTTCCTTCTTCATATGAGCTCCTTTCACTTGATTTCCATGTATCTTCTATCTACAGTGGGCCATTCCTGCCGTACGCCCCGGGGCTTCAGCCTTCATCAAAAGGAGTTCTCAGGATCTTTCACGAATCTCACCGGAAACTCCAGCAGGAAAGTCCTGGTGATTCGACACTCAGAGAGGAAAGGGCTGATGACAAGGTTTATTACCCCTGACAGGGCGCTTTTTGTGCTCCTCTGCTTTGAAGGGCCTGATCTCTATTCGCAGGCCGGCGGGCTCGGCATAAGGATGACCGAGCTTTCGAGGGTGCTCTCGGAGCAGGGCTTCATCAACCATTTCTTCTTCATCGGCGACTGTAACCTGCCGGGAGAGGAGAAAAACTATGGCCGCAAGCAGGTGCTCCACCGCTGGTGCCAGTGGGTAAGCGGCTACCACCCCGAGGGCGTTTACGAGGGAGAGGAAGGAAAGCGCAACGAGTGGGACAAATCCCTTCCTCCCTACCTTGTCGAGCATATCATAAAGCCTGCGGCCTGCGAGGGCCGGCCCATCGTCATACTTGCCGAGGACTGGCACACGGCAAGGACCGTGCATATCCTTGACGCTCTTCTGAGGGAGCAGGGCCTGAGAGACAGCTGCATCATTCTCTGGAATGCCAACAACGAGTTCGGCTTTCACCACGTGGACCTGCGGGCTCTTGACGCCATCTGCACCGTCACCACCGTAAGCTCATTCATGAGAAGGCGCCTCCTCCCTTACGGCGTCGATCCCCTGGTGCTCCCCAATGGCATACCCGGGAGAATCATAGGGTCCGTCGATCCTTTCCGCAAGCATATCCTGAGGGAGAGCTTCAGGGGCCTCCTCCTTCAGAAGACCGGCCGTTTCGACCCCAACAAGCGCTGGATGGAGGCAATTCACGCCCTGGCCATCCTCAAGGAGAGCGGGGCCATGCCCCACCTCGTGATGAGGGGAGGCCGTGAGCCTTACAGGAGGGAAGTAATGGGCCTCGTGGAGCGCCTGGGCCTCTCCCATGCCGTCATAAGGGTCTGTGATCCCTCATACGAGCATATTCTTAATGCCCTGAGGCATCACAGCCAGGCCGATATAATCGAGATGGACTTCTATGTGCCCGAGGAGTTTCTGATGCTTCTTTACGGTACTGCCGACACGGTGCTGGCCAATTCTGGCTACGAGCCTTTCGGCATCGTGGGGCTCGAGGTCATGGCCAAGGGGGGAATAGCTATCGTGGGTGACACGGGGGAAGATTATGCAAGGAGCTTCTTTAACAGCTTCCGTGTCCAGAACGATGATCCTGCCGAGCTCGTCTCATTCATACTCCGCGTCAACCTGGACAGGGGCCTCCATAATTTCATGAGGAACAATGCCCTGATTACAGCCCGTGAATATGTATGGGAAAATGTGCTGGACAAGCTGATCTTCATGGTGGAGGAGATCGGTACTGCCTTAGGGCAGCTTGTCTAGCCCTTTACTTTTTCTCCCAGGTCGTGATAATACTTCATGACGTGAAAAGGGAGAGTGTTTCCTCACTTATCCCTGTACCATGAAAGGAGCTGTTATTATGAGCTTTACCTCTTCAGACCCAGTTTCTTCCGTCAGCCAGGGCGACTGGACAGTGGGCACGGGCAGAAAAGCCTCGCAGATGGATGCGCAGAATTCCGAGTATGCGGATCAGATGTCACAGTCCCGGGAAGCCCAGGCAAACCAGAAGGCTGAAGCGGAAAAAATGCAGGCGGACCGTGAAAAAACCATGGCAGAGTCGCAGAACAAGGTGATACAGGCCCAGGCACAGCAGGCAGCGGGTTAGCAGAATCAGGCGAAGCTTTCGGTATGATGGCTCCCCCTCATCCCCAGCACCCTGTTCACTTCCTGTCCTACGTCAATGGAGTGGTTCAGGATGTCTGTGGCCTGGGAGGCAAGCTGGAGGCCTTCGTCAAGACAGAGGGTTGATCCCTCTTCGGTATTCTCAATGTACCGGACCATCTCTGCCAGCGCTTCGAGCATCATCTCGGCGCCCCTGAGCGCCGAGCCATATTCTTCATCAATGAGAGCCTCCAGTTCGGGATCACTGAAGGGGGTTCTTTCCATTTCTCTGAGGGTAACAAGGCTTGCCTCAACTTTATTCCCGATTCCCGAAAGGACCTGGAGAAACTCATCGGGCGAGATTATGGCCTCCTTCAGGTCAAGACAGGCAGCTTCAAGTGTTGCAAGGTGTCCCCTCTTCTGCTGCGGGAGCGTGAGGCCTTCTGGTATCCTGGGAAGCACGGCGCCGCAGCTCATGCAGACTCCATCGCCTTCGAAATTCTGTGTTCCGCACCGTACGCAAATCATGGGGACCTCGCTTCTGTGGGGAAATAGTTCTCTTCAGGGGAGGGTGATCCCTTTTTCGCAGGGGCTCACTGGTATGGTTCAGGCAGACTGTGCCATCGGTTCTTCTATTATCCGGAGGAAAGCCTCGACGAGCTTCGGGTCAAAATGGGTGCCGGCGCAGCGCTTGAGCTCCTCTACAGCATTCTCGACGGTCATTCCCTTACGGTAAGGCCTGTCGGAGACCATCGCGTCAAAGGCATCGGTGATGCTCACTATCCTCGCCGCAAGGGGAATATCCTCGCCCTTCAGCTTGTCAGGATAACCCGAGCCGTCATACTTTTCATGGTGGTTTCTTACCACGGGAAGCACATGGGACATCGCGGGGAGAGGCTTCAGAAGCTCTTCGCCGATAAGGGGGTGCTGCTTGAGGACCTCAAATTCCTCGTCGGTAAGGCGGCCCGGCTTATAAAGGATGCTGTCAGGGATCTTGACCTTTCCTATATCGTGCAGGAAGCTGCAGTTCTTGAGATCGATCACGCCGAGATACTTTGAAAGGCGCTCTTTCACCGGCGAGGGCGCTTCCTTGAGATCGAGCTCCACTTCGCCGATGTCGTGGAAGCGGGCTCCATCCTCAATGCTCCTGAGCTGCTTTTCATCGGTGACGCCAAGCTGCCTTGCCAGTGAAACCGAGAGGTCAATCACCCTGGAGGAATGGTCAAAGGTAAAGGTGCTGGAGGCTTTCATAAGCATGTATATGAGCTTTGCCGCCATTTCATTGCCTGTCCAGCTCTCCTTCTGGGACTTCTTGATGACGGATTCAATGCTTGAAGCGGCATTCTGTACTGCTTGGTTCTCCTGCTTGACCTGGGTCTGCCTGGTCGCCTCAACCTTCTGAACGGCGTCTTTCTGGACATCCTGCTGCGCCTTCTGTTTTACCATAACCGTGCTGTCTTGCTCTGCAGGGGCTTCGCTCCGTGGAGGCTCTTCCTTCCTCAGGGAGATCACGGCGGCCCGTGGTTTCTGTCCCTGGACTGCTGCCACAAAGCTTCCGGGATCTCTCCCCTGCTCTCCCTCTCCTTCTCCCGTGCTCCCCTGTTTCATTGCTGCCTTGGGTTCCACGACACGGAGGAAAGGTGTCTGGCCAGTTCTGGGCTCATTCTTCACCTGCTCGGCAAGGGAAGGCCTGTTGGTCTCGGCACCAGCCACTGAATCGTTGATGACGGAGCGGGCATAACCTCCGGGATCCTTTGACCCGCCCTCTGCAGAGATGCGCGTCATGTGCTGGCTGCCTATCTTCTCAAGGGGCCTGGACTCCGCTGCGGCCTTTCCACCCCTGAGAACAGAAGCACCCATGGTTTTCGTGAATCCCTGGTGCTTTTCAGAGAGCTGAATCCTGCCCTGAAGGCCCTTTGTCTCTTCATCCCGGGCGGCAGCGGGGGCGGCAGCGGGAGGGGCTGCCTGCATGCTCTTCTGGGCCTGGGGCTTTTCATCAGCTCTTGCAACGAGGCTGTCAATCTTCTCGATAAGGGTTCTGTGTGATTCCATAGTTTCAGGCACAGCTTTTGTCACCGGCGGTGCTGAGGGAGCGCCTGAGGGGGCAGCCGAGGGCACATTCTCAGTTCTCGGCTTGATCACCTGCGAAGTGGAAAGAAGGAATTCTCTGCCAGGGGAAGCGCCCTTGTCCGGTGCACCCATGAAATAAGCATTCTCCCTGCTTCCCTGAATGTCTGCGTCTTTTCCCCTGGACGGGAAAGCTTCCGATTTTGCCGGCGCTTTCATGGCCACTTCGGGGCTTTGCAGGATTCTATCCCGTATCGACGGCTCTCCCGGGACTTTCATTGAGTCGGCCCTGGCAGGCGCCTGAAGCCCGGAGTCTTTTTTTGTTCCAGCCCGCGGGGAATTCTGCCGGCTATCGCTGTTCTCTGAGATCTGCCTCTTTCCCGGGGCCTTGATATCTTCGGGCCTTATCAGCCTGAGAGTATCGCGCATTTCCTTCAGGGACCTGACTTCATCGACATGCCTGTTGCTCTCTGCAGGAGCCTGCGGCTTTCCTGCCCCTTCCTCGGCGGGCTGGGAAAGACGCTTGTCATTCACTTCCTGCTGCGGAGCAAGCAGGGAAGTCCTGAGCACCACGCGCGTTACCTGTTCCTGAGGCACTTCCCTCGTGGCGACGGAGACCTGCCTCAGAGGATCTTTGTCTTTCTCACTATTCTTGACCTGGTTCGTCTCGTTCTCTGACAGCACCTGCAAGGCAGCAGGAGCCTGAATTGTCGGGGAAACTTCACGTGAGCTTCCTGCATCGCGAACGATTGCTCCCGCCTTTGATGGATCGCCTGCGGAAGGGGCCTGGAGAGCACCAGGAGCCTGGCTGCCCATGCCTGTCTCGCGGACAGTGCTCTTCGCCTGAACCGGCTCTGCATCTACGGTATTCTTGCTGGCAGGCTCCACCGTCCGGGCTGCTCCATTCTCTCTCTGCTCTGCTGCTGGAGGAGGGGCATAACCCTGGGAAAGGGGCCTGGCAGACGTCTCAGGGCTGTTCACCGGGGTTCTTGTGCTTTCAGTGCGGGAGATCTTTTTCTCGCCAGAAACCTTTGCCTCCTGGACATTGGCCTGGGCAGGCTCTTTCTGCCGGGCCGCATTGCCCGGGAAACCTTCCCTGCTTTTTTCCTGAGAGGCTTCCTGAGGCTTCACGGGGGCCTTCTCCTGCAAGAGGGCCTTCCCGGCGATATCATGAGTTTTCCCATGCTCCCCGGCAATGGCACGGCCCTGCTCTCCCGCTTTTCCTGCCTCGGCTGCCTGCTGGCCCTTATCACAGTTTAAAGCCCTGGGTTCCTGCGGTGACCCTGTTTCGCCTCGCCTCTCGGTTTTCCCGGCAATCCCTTCACTTTTGACTGCACTGCCATGATGCTTGGTATCAGGCGCCGTTCCCTTTGATGATTGTGAGGGGGGAGGCACAGCAGAGACAGGTGACGGCCTCACACCGGGGATATAGGCAGCATGGGGCTGGGATATGCCCGGGACATCTTTTCCGTGAGAAGCTCCACTGTTCTGGTTCTTTTGAGGGTCAGCTCCTCCAGAGGAGCGCGGGACTGAA contains:
- a CDS encoding NAD(P)/FAD-dependent oxidoreductase, with protein sequence MDADIVIIGAGVVGLAVAAHLAGTERVLYVLERNEKFGQETSSRNSEVIHGGLYYRPESLKARLCLEGNRMLYEFCEKHGIPSRRIGKLIVANSDEEREALENVRKNAVASGVKGIRWLTRQEIISMEPAIAAEEALFSESTGIIDSHRLMRHFLVKAEEQGGQVVYRSFVSEVEKLDDGYSVKVAHSCRNCFDFTTRLLINCAGLDAHNIAAALGHRHRIHFCKGSYFSVGNGKERHISHLVYPPPEMAGLGIHATLDLGGRMRLGPDTEYVQDPGDYHVDETRSDAFFERTRPFLPFLEARDLAPDIAGMRPKLQGPGEGFHDFLIFFDPPGALHLLGIESPGLTSSPAIARLVEAMLKEQDLL
- the folE2 gene encoding GTP cyclohydrolase FolE2, whose product is MKDVQGSRDHRGITLQKAGVKDIYLPLEIRVPDGSYQPVLARVSLSADLSHECRGTHMSRFVEELYGWSRRKLSSIEVKEILEAVRKSLGARRAEIELDFRYFIAKSTPVSEAMSLLDYECQFSGVLMEEEFLFRLGVKIPLHILCPCSREISHFGAHNQRAVLKVRVHYPESAFIWIEELVSGLEPLGSAAIFPLLKRADEKYVTEQAYENPKFVEDVVRDAVLLLRSDSRIDWFEVECESAESIHNHSAFAYHSESR
- a CDS encoding glycosyltransferase, which codes for MTRFITPDRALFVLLCFEGPDLYSQAGGLGIRMTELSRVLSEQGFINHFFFIGDCNLPGEEKNYGRKQVLHRWCQWVSGYHPEGVYEGEEGKRNEWDKSLPPYLVEHIIKPAACEGRPIVILAEDWHTARTVHILDALLREQGLRDSCIILWNANNEFGFHHVDLRALDAICTVTTVSSFMRRRLLPYGVDPLVLPNGIPGRIIGSVDPFRKHILRESFRGLLLQKTGRFDPNKRWMEAIHALAILKESGAMPHLVMRGGREPYRREVMGLVERLGLSHAVIRVCDPSYEHILNALRHHSQADIIEMDFYVPEEFLMLLYGTADTVLANSGYEPFGIVGLEVMAKGGIAIVGDTGEDYARSFFNSFRVQNDDPAELVSFILRVNLDRGLHNFMRNNALITAREYVWENVLDKLIFMVEEIGTALGQLV
- a CDS encoding adenosine deaminase family protein, which produces MKKEKRLEVDKSDPLYQEIFRLPKTDLHCHLDGSLRIDTIVELIKEQGMPYPVSREELSKLLVKDNLVYAKNKSLPEYLKAFEITTSVMQNEASLERIAFEVAEDAAQENVRYLEVRFAPILHTNKGLDMESITSAVCRGLARAEGKYDMVTGIIICAMRHYVSCGIEDNLMKSLPYATHDSASVLMAVETAMHAVEMAKKDHHIVGFDLAGAEMDNPPKRYKKAFSIVTNGYIPITVHAGEAFGPESIQQAVTCNNVKRIGHGTNLYKDPLLMSYFMNERIPIEVCLTSNLQTNPEHNTYESHPLRIYLENRLRTTLCTDNRLVSDTTVTKELYIAAKAFSLDLNHIKILITHGFNSALYNCYYPEALNSYNSMRNLRSRVARELKYKDALEEVNKAYVKSEGE
- a CDS encoding HD domain-containing phosphohydrolase — translated: MSEESRSQNNDTVSSTSAVSSYTPSRSQSSSSSISSPSISSSSSSLSSSSLLAGAPSVSPADREYSPSRTDRVQRAAHDLYNIGLYRKFERLFDGYINGGSAEENNRLSAVKASYAPPINGTERSDDVSTHHRHHGHGHASAQEMRREENAPGERETPSQKQGLLEGMPETSMDAEMAKIQHTMKELEQQVEHMRQEGHTKTDSLNALWRNYYSHQDSHHEGHHGRHHGGHHDGYHHGRHHGADQNHQSSGASEAKAYNAWAEAYAQTAPAGGSTSRESQGAEGAQSMAPAKETGWRTTGSAQRNTTDTSMEGAARRTGTSGSVPGGSNPVADGTSGNPDGKPNSTSVSPDGTVPGKDHLTSDLAINAVPVDATAVSSDTESSSVTPSESSTINEEVSSKAESVSEGVQSQVEDLGSYVTSKAGDVQDKVEVQAESIGNEIQNKLSQSTSEVQKHLGNKGIPAGNDAANVGEKVETNIKGLQNEVSPKVQEVRSDLSSVAQEMQGDLKSKASEAEKEVREEVESSKEKPASSSRTEKKSTASDSKAPVKALTVSGGKTPATKKVVPALIKKVVPSPAGTAHHAKSLTGSPLIKNHKPAAHHGSPAHGHHGVHHNRQHDNKVPVTPVVEGKEKLCKVLVPVEKDAARDMKANRVENKPRVKDMVAEKKADSENNSSSARSQELSSSVSPKIDRIHSELQSKTIDIKGDVQNRVVSLNDNVLSKVQHMSHNLNSQAEKLFQAAGSLPWQASVPRSSGGADPQKNQNSGASHGKDVPGISQPHAAYIPGVRPSPVSAVPPPSQSSKGTAPDTKHHGSAVKSEGIAGKTERRGETGSPQEPRALNCDKGQQAAEAGKAGEQGRAIAGEHGKTHDIAGKALLQEKAPVKPQEASQEKSREGFPGNAARQKEPAQANVQEAKVSGEKKISRTESTRTPVNSPETSARPLSQGYAPPPAAEQRENGAARTVEPASKNTVDAEPVQAKSTVRETGMGSQAPGALQAPSAGDPSKAGAIVRDAGSSREVSPTIQAPAALQVLSENETNQVKNSEKDKDPLRQVSVATREVPQEQVTRVVLRTSLLAPQQEVNDKRLSQPAEEGAGKPQAPAESNRHVDEVRSLKEMRDTLRLIRPEDIKAPGKRQISENSDSRQNSPRAGTKKDSGLQAPARADSMKVPGEPSIRDRILQSPEVAMKAPAKSEAFPSRGKDADIQGSRENAYFMGAPDKGASPGREFLLSTSQVIKPRTENVPSAAPSGAPSAPPVTKAVPETMESHRTLIEKIDSLVARADEKPQAQKSMQAAPPAAAPAAARDEETKGLQGRIQLSEKHQGFTKTMGASVLRGGKAAAESRPLEKIGSQHMTRISAEGGSKDPGGYARSVINDSVAGAETNRPSLAEQVKNEPRTGQTPFLRVVEPKAAMKQGSTGEGEGEQGRDPGSFVAAVQGQKPRAAVISLRKEEPPRSEAPAEQDSTVMVKQKAQQDVQKDAVQKVEATRQTQVKQENQAVQNAASSIESVIKKSQKESWTGNEMAAKLIYMLMKASSTFTFDHSSRVIDLSVSLARQLGVTDEKQLRSIEDGARFHDIGEVELDLKEAPSPVKERLSKYLGVIDLKNCSFLHDIGKVKIPDSILYKPGRLTDEEFEVLKQHPLIGEELLKPLPAMSHVLPVVRNHHEKYDGSGYPDKLKGEDIPLAARIVSITDAFDAMVSDRPYRKGMTVENAVEELKRCAGTHFDPKLVEAFLRIIEEPMAQSA
- a CDS encoding ABC transporter substrate-binding protein — encoded protein: MAGFGRFFPRGGAAVLAAFVALLLLIGGCGPPQRKIGVIIPLTGIRKSFGESMKKGIDMALQNLNAGKQPKDQLQVVYVDDQGDETKAREAAKHFAESKEMLALVGSYSNLCTIAIAEEAEKGKIPLISPTSASEEISMRGYKWVFRMNAPASYYAVTVLDFLKNCTHTRSLAVLYENDDFGVRTSEHIRKYASDMKFEIKQSSGFENQSLTFEPLLREVKAKKPEAIVMIAHKEDGLNLMRTARKVELNPRVFAGCGAGFSLSEFLSEGKGDVEYVFTVTQWNRLVEWPGAGDFVKTFRSRYGVYPEYHSAETYATMQVLAKCMEGGDTLTRDGLRTRLLALDADTVFGKIRFEHFESYTNQNSHPLLIQQVQKGEFMLVWPASFSKAPLLFPMPPWDQREALR